TATTTTTCTCTTTTATAGCTCTAATTATAAAATCTACTATACATAAATATATAGTAATCATAAATAATGTGCTAAATATATTAGCTGTTAGTGCTATATTATTTGCTGAGGGAAAATATTTTGGTACTATTAAATTTCCTAAGTTCATAACAAAGGAACCTATAAATAATCTAAGCATATATTTCTTTTTGTTACTTGTATGATAATACCCCTCCACAGTCATAAATATAAATATTGGTGCTACTATCCTTCCTATCCATTTAAATTGAATTGGCATATTATCTAAAAAGCTATACAGATGATCAAATACCATCAATATTAATCCTATCATTTTTAATTGAAATCCTGTAAGTCCTTTTTTATCCATAATTATCCTCCTGTAAATTAATCTTTAAGCATATTATAAAAGGACAATTTTAACTCCTTATTACTTTAACCTTAAATAAACCTTAACTATTATGAGTTTTGTTCATATTCTAAAAAATAAAGTTGCTCTTAAACTCTAATATGAGTTTAAGAGCAACTTTTTATACAGATAAGCAAAGACTTAGTTGAGATGGAGTCTTAGAATTGTTAGCTATCGGATAAAAGTTTTACCTAATTTCAAATTGATAATAATAGTATTTATCTTCTAATTCTAATCTCTCCATATTGAAAGTTATATATTAGTATGCTTTAGCTAAATATACCATATGTTTTGCTTCTTTACCACAGAATGCACAAGTATGGCCTAAGTCCTCCTGCTCAAATGGGATACATCTTATAGTAACACCAGTTTCAGCTTTAATATGTTCTTCACATTCTCTTTCTCCACACCACATGGCTTTAACAAAGCCAGGTTTTATATCCATAACTTCCTTCATTTCATCAAAACTTTTTACTATATAGGTTTTTTCATCCCTCATTTTTTTAGCTTTATATAGCAAGTTGTTATTAATATCTCTTAGTAGATTATCTACCGCTTCCTCTAGATTATCTAGAGAAACAGCTTCTTTTTCTAATTCATCTCTTCTAAATAACATGGCTTGATTTTTTTCGATATCTTTTGGTCCGATTTCTATTCTTATTGGAACACCCTTCATTTCCCATTCATTAAACTTCCAACCTGGAGAGTAATTATCACGATCATCTAGCTCAACTCTAAACTTGCCTTTTAACTGACTAAATAGTTCATTAGCTTTATCTAACACACCTTCCTTGTGGGATGCTATTGGAACTATAACAACCTGAACAGGAGCTACCCCTGGAGGTAATACAAGTCCCCTATTATCCCCATGAACCATAATGATTCCACCGATTAACCTTGTAGAAACACCCCAAGATGTATGATAAGGATGTTTAAGATCCCCATTTCTATCTGAGTAAGTAATATCAAAAGCTGTTGTAAAGTGTTGACCTAAGTTGTGTGAAGTACCGGCTTGAAGTGCTTTACCGTCATGCATTAAAGCTTCCATTGTATAAGTAGCATATGCTCCAGCAAATTTTTCCTTCTCACTCTTTTGTCCCACAACAACTGGCATGGCTAATAATTCTTCTGCAGTTTCTTTATAAATATTTAACATTTGCAAAGTTTCTTCTTGTGCGTCTTCATAGGTTTCGTGTAGAGTATGTCCTTCCTGCCATAAAAATTCTGATGTTCTAAGGAATGGTCTCGTGCTCTTTTCCCAACGAACAACTGAACACCATTGGTTATATAAAAATGGTAAATCTCTATAGGACTTTAACCATCTTGAATACATTTCACAAATAATAGTTTCTGATGTCGGTCTAACACAAAGTCTTTCTGCTAGTTCTTCATCTCCCCCATGAGTAACCCATGCCACTTCAGGAGCAAATCCTTCTACGTGCTCGGCTTCCTTCTTTAGTAAACTTTCTGGAATAAGTAGCGGAAAATAACAGTTTTTATGTCCTGTTTCTTTAAATCTGTTATCCATATACTTTTGAATGTTTTCCCAGATAGCGTAACCATAGTGCTTAATAACCATAAAGCCTTTAACTGGTGAGTAATCAACTAAGTCTGTTTTCTTAATTACATCTGTATACCATTGTGCAAAGTCTACCTCCATTGGGGTAATTTCTTCAACAAATTGTTTATCTTTTTTTGACATACTTATATCTCCTTCCTAATATTATTCATTTCAAAAACAAAAATCTCCCATCTCTATACAACAATAGAGACGAGAGATTATATTTCACCCGCGGTACCACTCTAATTAACCTAAAAAGGTTCTCTTAATCGTATAACGGCACGAACCGAAAGGACCTACTTATTTTCAATCCTTCACTCAAGGATGGGTTCAAAAACTAAAGCTTAAAAACCTTCCACCAACGGTTTTCTCTCTGTAAAGCATCGCTTTTTACTATTTCCTATCATAGATTTGTAATTATTTTATTATATTCTTCTTAATAGAATAGCCAATTATTCATATAATGTCAATATTTTTCTAACACATAGAAAATTATGTACTAAAAAAATGTTAATAAGTTATAATTTCCATAATCTATTTCAACAAAATTAAAATTTAGACCTCCTAAAGGAAGATTTTGTTATCTACTAAGATCTAAAAATAACAGATTCTTTATTAAACATGTATTTCATAAATAGAAGTGATGCCACTACCAATAGGATAGAAATACCAAATGTAGTCGCAATATGAAGTGGGTTAATAATATCCACCAATACTTCCTTCATTAGCAACACAGCATTAAGTAGTGGTACGAAAAACATGCTATTTGGTAAGGTACGAATATCCATAAACATAGTTAAATACGCAGGAACCATTAGCACAATTGTAACAGGACTTAAGTAAGTACCTGCTTCCTTGTAAGATTTAGCAAACACGCTTATAGAAAGCATTAACCCACTTAACATCATAGCTATAAGTAAGGATGTAACTACCAAAATTAACATAGGCAGCGGAGAAATGCGAACTTCTAAAGGCATTACATTTGGAGCTATTTTAGCTGCTGCAAGAACACCAATTAACGAAGTAATTGTCCCTAGTACAGAAGCTAACAGTACAGTTAAGTATTTACCAGTTAGTATAGAAAGTCTATCAGCACCACTTGCCAATAAAGGTTCTAAAGACATCCTCTCTTTTTCTCCTGCTCCTAGATCTATTGCCGCTGGCATACCACCTACCACAGGATACATCATTAAGAAAAATGGAAGCAAAAATGTTATCATCATTAAAGCTGTAGCATCTCCCTTAGATTCCTGTCCCTCGGGTACATAGGCTTCTCTATTTATAATGGTAGGTTGAAGAATCTTTGGATCAACGCCTATATCTGCTAGTCTTTCAAGTCTAACCTCTTCATTATATTTATTAATAATTCCTTCTACAATAGATGTAGCCATGCTGGATTCATTACTTACCTCATCGAATATTATTTTAATATCTCCAGGTACTTTCTCATTTATTTTACTCTGAAAATTTTCTCCTATTTGTATTATCGCTTTAATATCTCCCTTTTGTAAAGCTTCATAGGGATTATCAACATCAACTACTTTAAGTCCTACTCCACTTTTCAGATATTGGATAATATCTGCCTCTTGCTCATTTGTTTCAATAAAAACAACAATATCATTTTGTAAGTTTTTCTCTATCTTACTTACGCCCATATTCATAAAGAAAAATAAGAGTGGAAAAATTAACATAGGTATTAACACACTTGCAATCCAGGTTCGTTTATCTCTAAAAATATCTTTAACTTCTTTTTTAAAAACAAGCCCTATATGTTTACTATTCATTTGTTCCACCTACCAATTCTACAAATAAGTCTTCTAAATTTTTATTATACTTTATTTTAAGCTCTTCTATTGACCCCTCTTCTATTATATTACCTTTATGTATAATGGCTACACGCTCACATAATTTTTCGACCTCTACCATAGAGTGGGATGAAAATATTACAGTCTTACCTTCCTTTCTACACTCTTCAATAAAACTATGTATAGTTCTAGCAGCTGTAACATCTAATCCAGAAGTAGGTTCATCGAATAACATAATAGGCGGATTATGCACAATAGAACGTGCAATAGCTACCTTTTGCTTCATACCCTTAGAAAATTTACCTACCCTTCTGTCTATATACTCTTCCATATCTAGTATCTTTGTTAAATAGTCTATTCTTTCCTTAATTTCTTCCTTAGATATGTCATTTAATTCAGCATAGTAAGCAATATTCTCTCTAGCAGTAAGTCTGTCATATAAACCGCTTTCACCACCGAATAAAATACCAATTTCCCTTCTTACAGCTTGTTGATTTTTCAAGATATCATGACCACTTAAAATTGCAGTACCCTTAGTAGGTTTTAGCATAGTTGCTAAAATACGTAAAGTTGTAGTTTTACCCGCACCATTTTCACCTAAAAGCCCTAGCACCTCTCCCTTTGGTACCTTAAAGCTTATACCTTTAAGTGCGTGTACATCTTTAAAAGACTTTGTAAGACCTTTTACTTCAATCATTCAATCACCCTATTCCGATTTTTTTATAATACTAGCTATCGAGTTAGCAGCTATACCGTCTCCTACACCTACAAAACCTAGTCCCTCTGTAGTTGTAGCCTTAATGTTTACCCTATCTACTTCAATATTTAAAGCTAGTGCAATATTATTTCTCATTTCCTCAATATGAGGAGACATTTTAGGTTTTTGTGCAATAATGGTAGCATCTAAGTTATTAACTACATAACCTTTACTTTCTATTAATATTGCAACATATCGTAAAAGATCTAGGCTATTTGCCCCTTTATATTTGTCATCAGTATCCGGAAAATGTTTTCCTATATCTCCTAAGGCTGCCGCTCCCAATATAGCATCCTTAATAGCATGGAGCAGTACATCTGCATCAGAATGCCCCAATAGTCCCTTTTCATAAGGAATATCCACGCCCCCAATTATTAATTTTCTATCCTCTACTAATTTATGTACATCATATCCTATTCCTACCCTCATTTTATCCTTCAACCTTTCTATTTTTTAAAATTCCTTCACCTAATATTAAATCCTCTGGTGTTGTAATTTTTATATTTTCATAGCTTCCCTTTATAATCTTTACAGTATAGCCTAGTCTTTCAATAATCATAGCATCATCAGTAGCCTCTATATTGCTATTTTGCAATTTTTCATAGGCATTCATTACCAATTGATATTTAAAAGCCTGCGGCGTTTGAACAGCCCATAGAGTTTCTCTATTGGGAGTATTTACTACATCCATGCTTTCATTTGATACTTTAATAGTATCCTTTACGGGCACAGCAGCAATACAAGCACCAGTTTTATTTGCTACTTCTATACCTTCTTCTATAATATTATTAGTGATAAAAGGCCTAGCTCCATCGTGAATCAATACAATATTGCAATTATTATCTATAGCTCTCAGTCCATTGTAAACAGAATCTTGACGCCGCTCTCCTCCTTCTACAATACTAATAACCTTTTTAAAATTATATTTTTCTATAATAATTTGTTTAACTAAATCAACTTCACCCTTGCCTACAACTAAAATTATTTCATCTATCAAACTACTATCTTCAAAAACCTCTATAGTATGAGCAACTATTGGTTTGTTGCCTAAAAGTATGTACTGTTTATTATATTCTCTTCCCATACGGCGTCCTTTTCCTGCTGCTACAATAATAGCACTAGTTTTTAAAATCTCTTCCATCTCCCTTTATATATACTTTGTTTTATTTCCATTCGCACTTAAATTTTAAAACATAGTTTTAAAAATTTCAAGTGCTCAAATATTGCCAAGCTCCTGTTTCTTAGAAGCTCTCCGCAATCAGAAATTTTTCTCTTTATTATATGATAAAAGCCTCCTTACTTTCTTAGTAAGAAGGCTATATTTATTATTAGAATTTAAAATTCCATATTAGTTAAGTTTTTATTCTATGCTGATTTATCAACTAATGCCTTTGGTTTTGCAAAAATCATACGACCAGCTGCTGTTTGCAATACACTAGTTACTAATACATCTATAGTTTGGCCTATATATTTTTTACCACTTTCTACAACTATCATTGTACCATCGTCTAAGTAAGCTAACCCTTGGCCAGATTCCTTACCATCCTTCACTACCTGCACAAGCATTTCCTCCCCAGGCAGTACTACAGGTTTTACCGCATTAGCTAGCTCATTAATATTCAGTACTGGCACACCTTGAAACTCAGCTACCTTATTTAAATTATAATCATTAGTTATAACCTTGCCATCTAATACTTGAGCAAGCTTTAATAATTTAGAGTCTACTTCTGCAATATCTGGAAAATCCTTTTCGTACATTTTTACTTCAATATCTAATTCTTTTTGAATCATATTTAAAATATCTAATCCTCTTCTTCCACGATTACGCTTTAATGCATCAGATGAATCAGCTATATGTCTTAACTCTTCTAATACAAAGCCTGGAATTATTAACGGTCCCTCTACAAATCCAGTTCTACAAATATCAGCAATTCTACCATCAATAATTACACTAGTGTCTAAAACCTTAGGGCATCCTTGATTCTCTTTTTTAGCGTTACGTTCTTTTAATAAATTTCTCTTAAACACAGCTTGAATATTAGGTAGTTCTCCCATTTTCTTAGTTGCAATCTTTATACCAAGATAACCCATAAATATATAGATTAAAGTAGACAAAATAGAGCTAAATATAGGAACAGGCATAATACTAGTAATTAAGTTGGTAATTAAATAAGAAATTATAAGTCCAGTTATTAATCCTATAGAGCCTGAAACAATGTCTACAGTAGGAACCTTAGAGAGTTCCCTCTCTATCCAATTAGCAGTGTTTCTACCCTGATTAATCAACCAAGGAGATAAAATAAATAACATACTACCACTTGTTAATGAAGCAATTATAATTCCTATTATATAACTTTTAAAATCATTGGTGATATCCACCAAAGCCATAGCATTAACGATATACATATATAATGCAAGACCCGTTACGGCACCGAGTGTTGTCAAAATTCCTCGGATTATTTTATTTATCATTAAACCACCTCCTATTTATCCATTATGCCCCATTTTATTGTTTCTAAAAGCAAATATGATAAATACTTAAATAATTTTTATAAACTAATAGGAAACTTCTTTTGTATATATCTTCCAAAATGAAGTTTCCATAGATACATTCAATGAAATTACAACTACTAAGTTGAGTTTTCTACAAAGCTGTATCTGGCACAGTTTGTTGTAAGATAACTGATTCAACAAGATTAGACGCTTCTTCCTCTGATACTTCAGCCACAAGAACAATTTCACTAATTAAAATTTGTCTTGCATTACTAAGCATCTTTCTCTCTCCTGTAGATAGTCCTTTTTCCTTATCCATTAATGTTAAATTTCTTACAACTTCCGCTATTTCATAAACATCTCCAGTTTTAATCAAGTCCATATTAGCTCGATATCTACGATTCCAGTTTTGATGCATTTTAGTTGTATCAGAAGCTAATACATCTAGCACATTTTCAATTTCCTCAGAATCAATTACCTTTCTAATGCCTATATCATCTATCTGATCTAAAGGAATCATTACCTTCATATCTCCAATAGGCATTCTCATTATATAATACTTTCTTCTTTCACCTAAGATTTCTCTCTCTTCAATAGACTCTATCACACCAGCACCATGCATAGGATAGACAACTTTTTCTCCAATGTTAAACATATTTGACCCTCCCAGAAAATGGTGATTTGTTATCTATTATAGTATACATTATATAGTCAAATATGTCAACTAAAATGTTAATTTTATCATATGAGTTATTAGTTGTCAAATACTTTTTAAGATTTTTTTAAGATATTTTTAATATATTTAAGTTTCACATTTAAATATATATTTTTCTTCTACAACATTGACAAATACAAGCATCTAAAAGTATAATTAAGTTAAAATTCGTCTGATGCTATCGCATCGACTTATGGTGCACTTAAAATTTACTCTAGATTTCAAAGTGCTTAAAATAATTCTAACCTACTACTTCTTTAAAATACTCAATAGTTAAAATTCATACTTTACTTAAACAATAAAAAGACTTTAGGAGTTGACTTTATGGAACAATTTTCTTTTAACCAATTTCAAGATCAAGTGGATGAAGTATTAATAAGACACAAAAGTATTTTAGATATTTTAAGTAAGCTTCAAGAAAGTAGTGCCAAAGTTAATCGAGCGGTGGCAAAATCTGTAACTCACTGTGGTTGTATTCAAATTCATAGTCAAAAACAAGGAATACCAGAAGATATTTCATATTCAGAATTAAAGAATTATATGTCAAATCATGTAGAAGGCTATTTATGTGATATTTGCAAAGAGAAGATAGAGGAAGAGATATCTACTACCATATTCTATATTACAGCACTGTGTAATTCATTTAACATAAACATAGATGATATGTTAGAAAACTATGCCTCTCAAGTAAAAGCATTAGGAAAATATGGACTACTATAATTGTAAATATTAGGGGATGAAGAATTTCTTCATCCCCTTTTCCTATATATGCCTGTCTAAAAGTACCTGTTCTTGTAATCTCCTTAGTCCTTCTTTTATAGCTCTAGCTCTAACCTCTCCGATACCTTCAACATCATCTAATTGATCTGTAGACGCCTTAAGTATCTTTTGAAAACTGGCGAATTGCTTTAATAAATTATCAATTACTGCTAAAGGAAGTCTCGGTATTTTATTTAAAATTCTATATCCTCTAGGAGACACTGAAATATCTAATGCATTAACATTAGAACCATATCCTAATATTTTTGCTATTGAG
This DNA window, taken from Alkaliphilus flagellatus, encodes the following:
- the ispD gene encoding 2-C-methyl-D-erythritol 4-phosphate cytidylyltransferase, encoding MEEILKTSAIIVAAGKGRRMGREYNKQYILLGNKPIVAHTIEVFEDSSLIDEIILVVGKGEVDLVKQIIIEKYNFKKVISIVEGGERRQDSVYNGLRAIDNNCNIVLIHDGARPFITNNIIEEGIEVANKTGACIAAVPVKDTIKVSNESMDVVNTPNRETLWAVQTPQAFKYQLVMNAYEKLQNSNIEATDDAMIIERLGYTVKIIKGSYENIKITTPEDLILGEGILKNRKVEG
- a CDS encoding CarD family transcriptional regulator codes for the protein MFNIGEKVVYPMHGAGVIESIEEREILGERRKYYIMRMPIGDMKVMIPLDQIDDIGIRKVIDSEEIENVLDVLASDTTKMHQNWNRRYRANMDLIKTGDVYEIAEVVRNLTLMDKEKGLSTGERKMLSNARQILISEIVLVAEVSEEEASNLVESVILQQTVPDTAL
- the ispF gene encoding 2-C-methyl-D-erythritol 2,4-cyclodiphosphate synthase, encoding MRVGIGYDVHKLVEDRKLIIGGVDIPYEKGLLGHSDADVLLHAIKDAILGAAALGDIGKHFPDTDDKYKGANSLDLLRYVAILIESKGYVVNNLDATIIAQKPKMSPHIEEMRNNIALALNIEVDRVNIKATTTEGLGFVGVGDGIAANSIASIIKKSE
- a CDS encoding PIN/TRAM domain-containing protein; this translates as MINKIIRGILTTLGAVTGLALYMYIVNAMALVDITNDFKSYIIGIIIASLTSGSMLFILSPWLINQGRNTANWIERELSKVPTVDIVSGSIGLITGLIISYLITNLITSIMPVPIFSSILSTLIYIFMGYLGIKIATKKMGELPNIQAVFKRNLLKERNAKKENQGCPKVLDTSVIIDGRIADICRTGFVEGPLIIPGFVLEELRHIADSSDALKRNRGRRGLDILNMIQKELDIEVKMYEKDFPDIAEVDSKLLKLAQVLDGKVITNDYNLNKVAEFQGVPVLNINELANAVKPVVLPGEEMLVQVVKDGKESGQGLAYLDDGTMIVVESGKKYIGQTIDVLVTSVLQTAAGRMIFAKPKALVDKSA
- the proS gene encoding proline--tRNA ligase codes for the protein MSKKDKQFVEEITPMEVDFAQWYTDVIKKTDLVDYSPVKGFMVIKHYGYAIWENIQKYMDNRFKETGHKNCYFPLLIPESLLKKEAEHVEGFAPEVAWVTHGGDEELAERLCVRPTSETIICEMYSRWLKSYRDLPFLYNQWCSVVRWEKSTRPFLRTSEFLWQEGHTLHETYEDAQEETLQMLNIYKETAEELLAMPVVVGQKSEKEKFAGAYATYTMEALMHDGKALQAGTSHNLGQHFTTAFDITYSDRNGDLKHPYHTSWGVSTRLIGGIIMVHGDNRGLVLPPGVAPVQVVIVPIASHKEGVLDKANELFSQLKGKFRVELDDRDNYSPGWKFNEWEMKGVPIRIEIGPKDIEKNQAMLFRRDELEKEAVSLDNLEEAVDNLLRDINNNLLYKAKKMRDEKTYIVKSFDEMKEVMDIKPGFVKAMWCGERECEEHIKAETGVTIRCIPFEQEDLGHTCAFCGKEAKHMVYLAKAY
- a CDS encoding ABC transporter permease, giving the protein MNSKHIGLVFKKEVKDIFRDKRTWIASVLIPMLIFPLLFFFMNMGVSKIEKNLQNDIVVFIETNEQEADIIQYLKSGVGLKVVDVDNPYEALQKGDIKAIIQIGENFQSKINEKVPGDIKIIFDEVSNESSMATSIVEGIINKYNEEVRLERLADIGVDPKILQPTIINREAYVPEGQESKGDATALMMITFLLPFFLMMYPVVGGMPAAIDLGAGEKERMSLEPLLASGADRLSILTGKYLTVLLASVLGTITSLIGVLAAAKIAPNVMPLEVRISPLPMLILVVTSLLIAMMLSGLMLSISVFAKSYKEAGTYLSPVTIVLMVPAYLTMFMDIRTLPNSMFFVPLLNAVLLMKEVLVDIINPLHIATTFGISILLVVASLLFMKYMFNKESVIFRS
- a CDS encoding nucleoside triphosphate pyrophosphohydrolase family protein encodes the protein MEQFSFNQFQDQVDEVLIRHKSILDILSKLQESSAKVNRAVAKSVTHCGCIQIHSQKQGIPEDISYSELKNYMSNHVEGYLCDICKEKIEEEISTTIFYITALCNSFNINIDDMLENYASQVKALGKYGLL
- a CDS encoding ABC transporter ATP-binding protein, translated to MIEVKGLTKSFKDVHALKGISFKVPKGEVLGLLGENGAGKTTTLRILATMLKPTKGTAILSGHDILKNQQAVRREIGILFGGESGLYDRLTARENIAYYAELNDISKEEIKERIDYLTKILDMEEYIDRRVGKFSKGMKQKVAIARSIVHNPPIMLFDEPTSGLDVTAARTIHSFIEECRKEGKTVIFSSHSMVEVEKLCERVAIIHKGNIIEEGSIEELKIKYNKNLEDLFVELVGGTNE